In the Wyeomyia smithii strain HCP4-BCI-WySm-NY-G18 chromosome 2, ASM2978416v1, whole genome shotgun sequence genome, one interval contains:
- the LOC129720745 gene encoding vesicular glutamate transporter 2-like, with the protein MEAAECYKLSDGVNGPLWMFWKRRRYVVVFMAFLGFANVYTLRVNLSVAIVAMTELREVVYENGTIVQEQTFEWSSSLQGYILSSFFYGYVFTQVLGGYLSNKLGGTNVFGVGIGGTAILTLLTPMAAQLGVGWLIAIRVLEGFLEGVTFPCSHAFWSRWAPPSERSRMASIACTGAFAGTVLVLPISGMLVSTWGWESVFYFFGVVACIWYVAWIAIVRRSPEDDKYITEQEKHFIVQTLKRVEGDSEETHHPWKKMLTSKAVISMSIASFTEDWGYYTLLTGLPTFLKSVLGFDLQASGFISALPYLLMGILLSCAGYVADWLQIRGYLTTTQVRKYFTCGGFTVQLICMMIGAWILRPAPTIVCITTAVGFGGVAWNGYLVNPLDLSPRSAGVLMGISNGFATIAGVISPIVNGYITTNNGEDEWRLVFYITAGIYIIGTLIYWFWGSGELQPWSVEATEQKTNTNNYTKTQ; encoded by the exons ATGGAAGCGGCGGAATGTTACAAACTAAG CGATGGAGTAAATGGACCGTTATGGATGTTTTGGAAACGTCGACGCTATGTAGTGGTGTTTATGGCATTTTTGGGGTTTGCAAATGTGTACACATTACGAGTAAATTTAAGTGTTGCCATTGTGGCTATGACCGAGCTTCGGGAAGTCGTGTATGAAAATGGAACCATAGTACAG gAACAAACTTTCGAATGGAGTTCCAGCTTACAGGGATACATTCTAAGTTCTTTCTTTTACGGTTATGTATTTACCCAAGTACTGGGAGGTTACTTGTCAAACAAACTAGGCGGTACAAAT GTTTTTGGGGTAGGCATTGGTGGAACCGCGATACTTACATTACTGACTCCAATGGCAGCCCAATTGGGCGTTGGCTGGCTGATAGCGATTCGAGTTCTGGAAGGTTTCTTGGAAGGTGTAACGTTTCCTTGCAGTCATGCTTTCTGGTCTCGATGGGCACCACCTAGCGAACGATCACGAATGGCTTCGATTGCCTGTACCGGTGCGTTCGCGGGAACTGTTTTAGTGCTTCCAATAAGTGGTATGCTCGTTAGCACCTGGGGATGGGAAAGTGTCTTTTACTTCTTCGGCGTTGTCGCATGCATTTGGTATGTGGCTTGGATCGCAATTGTTAGAAGGTCACCCGAAGACGATAAATACATAACAGAACAGGAGAAGCATTTTATTGTACAGACACTTAAACGAGTTGAAGGAGATTCCGAAGAAACACATCATCCATGGAAGAAGATGCTCACCTCGAAAGCAGTTATTTCTATGTCGATTGCTAGCTTCACTGAAGATTGGGGTTACTACACGCTGTTGACCGGCCTACCGACGTTCCTAAAAA GTGTTCTCGGTTTTGACCTGCAAGCATCCGGTTTCATTTCAGCTCTTCCTTATCTGCTTATGGGTATTCTTCTGAGTTGCGCTGGTTATGTAGCCGATTGGCTTCAAATTCGTGGATATCTTACAACTACACAGGTACGGAAGTATTTTACCTGTGGAGGTTTTACGGTGCAATTGATCTGTATGATGATCGGTGCTTGGATCCTAAGACCTGCGCCTACCATTGTCTGTATAACGACAGCTGTAGGATTTGGAGGAGTCGCTTGGAATGGATACTTGGTGAATCCACTGGATCTCTCCCCTAGAAGTGCCGGTGTTTTAATGGGAATCAGCAATGGTTTTGCAACGATTGCCGGAGTAATAAGTCCGATTGTAAACGGTTACATAACGACCAACAATGGTGAAGATGAATGGCGCTTGGTATTTTACATAACAGCCGGGATTTACATAATTGGAACACTGATTTATTGGTTCTGGGGTTCAGGTGAACTTCAACCTTGGTCAGTTGAAGCGAcagaacaaaaaacaaacacgaaTAATTATACTAAGACTCAGTAA